The Sinomonas sp. P10A9 genome includes a window with the following:
- a CDS encoding DMT family transporter: MNASGDGVSTAGGKNALTVLVFVGALIVTGGNAVAIRYSNRELDPLFGAALRFALAALVFGAVMAAQRTAFPRGRQLVGALLYGVLNFGLAYGFIYEGLRTVHAGLAQIVLAAAPLATILLAAAFRIEVFRWRRLGGTLVAILGIAVISGIGTSMLSASSLVGMAAMVAAAVSIAGGAVAVKRFPRAPAASLNAIGMGVGALLLALASAASGERWALPTQGTTLVAVGFLIVSTVIIFAAFLFVLRRWSASATTYQFLLIPIPSVILSSLLDAEPLTPTLFLGGLLVVGGAYAGMHTRRPGRRRSGASEGRKRQRVTS, encoded by the coding sequence ATGAACGCTTCCGGAGATGGAGTGAGCACTGCCGGAGGCAAGAACGCCCTGACCGTTCTGGTCTTCGTCGGCGCCCTCATCGTCACGGGCGGGAATGCTGTCGCAATCCGCTACAGCAACCGCGAACTCGACCCCCTGTTCGGGGCGGCATTGCGCTTCGCGCTCGCGGCGCTCGTCTTCGGGGCGGTCATGGCGGCCCAGCGCACGGCCTTCCCGCGCGGACGGCAGCTCGTCGGGGCCCTGCTCTACGGCGTGCTGAACTTCGGGCTCGCCTACGGGTTCATCTACGAGGGACTCCGCACCGTGCACGCCGGGCTTGCCCAGATCGTGCTGGCGGCCGCTCCGCTCGCCACGATCCTCCTCGCGGCGGCCTTCAGGATCGAGGTGTTCCGCTGGAGACGTCTGGGGGGAACCCTCGTCGCCATCCTCGGCATTGCCGTCATCAGTGGGATCGGCACGAGCATGCTGTCCGCGTCGTCCCTCGTCGGCATGGCGGCGATGGTCGCCGCGGCGGTGTCCATCGCGGGCGGCGCCGTAGCTGTCAAACGGTTCCCCCGGGCGCCGGCGGCCTCGCTCAACGCAATCGGCATGGGGGTGGGGGCCCTTCTGCTGGCCCTCGCCTCTGCCGCATCGGGTGAACGGTGGGCGCTGCCCACCCAGGGCACCACGCTCGTGGCGGTGGGCTTCCTCATCGTCTCGACCGTCATCATCTTCGCGGCCTTCCTATTCGTGCTGAGGCGATGGAGCGCCTCTGCGACGACCTACCAGTTCCTGCTCATCCCCATCCCCTCCGTCATCCTGTCCTCGCTCCTGGATGCGGAGCCGCTCACGCCGACGCTCTTCCTCGGCGGCCTGCTCGTGGTGGGAGGGGCGTACGCGGGAATGCACACGCGGAGGCCAGGACGCCGCCGCTCGGGAGCCTCCGAGGGCAGGAAACGTCAGAGGGTCACCTCCTGA
- a CDS encoding CBU_0592 family membrane protein gives MDVPIEVTGWAGAVAVLVAYLSVSMGWLRPGRRFQTANLLGSCAFMVNGAYHGAWPSVVTNIAWFLISVIALLRARLTKTHPEVSAVVETLQTVDFPPAVTEDWVGGSGTTRAAE, from the coding sequence GTGGACGTGCCGATTGAAGTCACCGGATGGGCCGGAGCGGTCGCAGTCCTGGTGGCGTACCTGTCTGTCTCCATGGGCTGGCTGCGGCCGGGCCGCCGATTCCAGACGGCGAACCTCCTGGGTTCGTGCGCCTTCATGGTCAACGGCGCCTACCACGGCGCGTGGCCCTCTGTGGTGACGAACATCGCGTGGTTCCTCATCTCGGTCATTGCTCTCCTCCGCGCCCGGCTCACCAAGACGCATCCCGAGGTCTCCGCCGTCGTCGAGACGCTCCAGACGGTGGACTTCCCCCCTGCGGTGACCGAGGACTGGGTGGGGGGCAGCGGCACCACGCGCGCCGCGGAATAG